One Cucurbita pepo subsp. pepo cultivar mu-cu-16 chromosome LG09, ASM280686v2, whole genome shotgun sequence DNA window includes the following coding sequences:
- the LOC111802091 gene encoding S-protein homolog 1-like, producing MIKNIVVFFLFTVALVGAQVPRVALPPPGPSRYYIHVVNGLSKLGLLVHCQSKDDDLGYHRLLNHGDAYQWNFKHLWLRDRCKHGTVGTCLWTAKDDGIYLRNFLANVDKLIHKWIYKS from the exons ATGATAAAGAATATtgtcgttttctttcttttcacgGTGGCTTTAGTTGGGGCTCAGGTTCCAAGGGTCGCGTTACCACCACCAGGACCTTCTAGATATTACATTCATGTGGTTAACGGGCTAAGCAAACTTGGGTTGCTTGTGCATTGTCAGTCTAAAGATGATGACTTGGGGTATCATCGTTTGCTTAATCATGGAGATGCTTACCAATGGAACTTCAAG CACTTATGGCTCCGTGATAGGTGCAAACATGGAACTGTAGGAACTTGTCTTTGGACGGCTAAAGATGATGGAATTTACTTGAGAAACTTTCTTGCTAATGTTGATAAATTGATTCACAAGTGGATCTATAAAAGTTAG